The region GCGAAATCCCGGCACTTCTCCCCTGACGTTGCCCATTGCCCACTTAATAACGTGGCTGCTGTTGGTAGCCCGGCTGACCGTTCTGCATGGGATATGGCGTCTGCTGTTGCGGCTGCGAGTACTGCGGATAGTAGCTACCGCCCTGCTGCTGAGGCGCCGGAATGTTCATTTGTGGTGGGTAATAACTTGGCTGCTGCGGCGGCTGATATTGCCCTGAATACTGCTGCCAATTCTGCTGCACATTTTGCGGATTATCGATCGACTGATTCACGAAATTCTGGAACTGCCCTACCTGGCTCTGAACTTCATTCTGTAGCTTGTTCTGGACCTGATTCTGCACATTATTCTGGAAGTTCTGGAACTCCTGCTGCAGATTAAAATTGGCAGGATCGACCGCCGAGCCACCACCGCTGGGAACACCATTCCCAGAGTCGGCAAACCATTCCGGATTCTGACCGTTGATCCGCTGGTTGTAGCGATCGATAAATGGCCCCACGACTTCATTCACTTCAGCTGGCATGACGCCGTGCAGATTGTGAATGACCTTCGTGATGTAGAACCCCGACTTCGACTGAACGATTTGCTGGCGGCTATCATCTTTGGTCAATGCCACCGCGAACATCGTCACGATGATGCACAGAAGCACGCCTTTCACGAGACCAAGCCCAGCACCTACTTGGCGGTCCCAATCTTTCAGCTCGAACTGGGCCAGCGTCTTGTTGATCATCGAGAAGACGACCCAAACAACCAACGAAGTCGCCATGTATAAACCGAGCATCGCGGCAAGGTTTCCCCACGGAGGCTGTAAGCCCAACGCGTTGGCAACTGGTTCGCGAAGCTGCATCGAGACGAAGTAGCTGGCGACCAACGAAGCGAACGATGCAACTTGCCAGGCCATGCCTTTGTACACACCCCACAGGATCGCACCTGCGAGAATCGCCAGCATGAGGAAATCGTATGCAACCATTGTTCGCTATCCATCGCTAAAAAAACTTCGCCCCAGAAGTCGCACGAGTATACGGACGTTGCGCGAAATCTCGAAGATCAGTTTCTGGCACTGCTAGCGAGCCGCACCAAAGATGCTCTGGAAACGTAACCCATCCATCAGGTACAAGTGCCGCTTATCCATCCCGCCGCGCAGCAATGCACTGGCAGGGGGGCGCAAGAAAACTATTTCGAGGCAGGAGATCCATGGCCGATTTCAATACGCACATTTCGACCAGCACGTTTGTCGGAGTTGGCGTTGGTGTTGCTGGCTACTTCATTCTCGATACACCAGAACCATCACGCATCATCACGTGCATGCTTGGCGCTGGTTTGTGTAGTCTCGCTGGAATCTTGCCTGACTTAGACTCCGGCTCCGGTCGACCACTCCGCGAAACAAGCAATGTTCTTGCCGCGGTCGTTCCTATGCTGATGGTCGATCGCTGGCAGCATATGGGTCTTACCGCCGAAGCAATCGCTCTGGCAGGGGCGCTGGTCTATATCACGATTCGTTTCGGTGTCGCTGAAGTTTTCAAACGCTACACCGTCCACCGCGGCATGTGGCATAGTATTCCCGCAGCCGTTTCATGTGGTTTGCTGGCATTCATTGTTGTCTCGGGCGAAAATCTGGACGTTCGCATTTTCAAAAGCGCGTGCGTCTTCATTGGCTTCATGGTCCATCTCATTCTCGACGAAATTTGGTCGGTGGAATGGAAGGGGGCTCGCATTCGTTTGAAAAGCTCCTTTGGAACCGCCATCAAATTCTGGTATGGCAAGAACCTATGGTCTAATATCTCGACCTATGGCAAGCTCATCATTCTGGTAGTCGCAGCCGTTGGAGATCCTCTATTGATGGAACATTACAAGTTCCATCCTTCGCACGATCCCAACCAACCCCAAGTTCAAACGCAGCAGATCGCTTCCGAGCCACAGCCAACCATTCAACGATAGCAGCATCGCTGTCGTTTGGTTGTTTTAAAGAATCTTCGTGCTATCAAGCACCAGC is a window of Bremerella sp. TYQ1 DNA encoding:
- a CDS encoding metal-dependent hydrolase; translation: MADFNTHISTSTFVGVGVGVAGYFILDTPEPSRIITCMLGAGLCSLAGILPDLDSGSGRPLRETSNVLAAVVPMLMVDRWQHMGLTAEAIALAGALVYITIRFGVAEVFKRYTVHRGMWHSIPAAVSCGLLAFIVVSGENLDVRIFKSACVFIGFMVHLILDEIWSVEWKGARIRLKSSFGTAIKFWYGKNLWSNISTYGKLIILVVAAVGDPLLMEHYKFHPSHDPNQPQVQTQQIASEPQPTIQR
- a CDS encoding CvpA family protein; amino-acid sequence: MVAYDFLMLAILAGAILWGVYKGMAWQVASFASLVASYFVSMQLREPVANALGLQPPWGNLAAMLGLYMATSLVVWVVFSMINKTLAQFELKDWDRQVGAGLGLVKGVLLCIIVTMFAVALTKDDSRQQIVQSKSGFYITKVIHNLHGVMPAEVNEVVGPFIDRYNQRINGQNPEWFADSGNGVPSGGGSAVDPANFNLQQEFQNFQNNVQNQVQNKLQNEVQSQVGQFQNFVNQSIDNPQNVQQNWQQYSGQYQPPQQPSYYPPQMNIPAPQQQGGSYYPQYSQPQQQTPYPMQNGQPGYQQQPRY